From one Asterias amurensis chromosome 10, ASM3211899v1 genomic stretch:
- the LOC139942995 gene encoding fibrinogen-like protein A → MGLLIRSLLIVMIMKSIAARQSASSSSQATGSCDQEVEKLKTMLIDYLELVNAEVRYTQQQIEKLKDSMTETQEAVSTELEATRGKVDELQVATSDNREKITSELEETRSKMEELEVSVSALVKLITNDTSEPDDSDATDEFATTTEGDVFPRDCSDILAIGASVSGVYMVRPLRSSQAFQVYCDMETDGGGWTVFQRRQDGSVDFSLDYASYSRGFGNVDGEFWLGNDNLHLLTAQGEYQLRVDLQGFDQVTGYAKYDSFTVADASENYMLRVEGYTGNASNGLKSHNYMGFTTKDKDNDVNALGNCAHEYPGGWWFRFCLASNLNGLYFHHADLSSRGVTWNAFANYRSLKFSEMKIRSRV, encoded by the exons ATGGGGTTGTTGATCCGTTCACTCTTGATCGTTATGATCATGAAGTCTATAGCTGCACGACAAAGTGCATCTTCCAGCAGTCAGGCAACGGGTTCTTGTGACCAAGAAGTAGAAAAACTGAAGACTATGCTAATAGATTACCTAGAACTGGTTAACGCTGAAGTAAGGTACACACAACAACAAATAGAAAAGCTGAAAGATTCAATGACTGAAACTCAAGAAGCTGTTTCAACTGAACTGGAAGCCACTAGAGGTAAAGTAGACGAGTTACAGGTGGCCACTTCTGATAATCGAGAAAAGATAACATCTGAGCTGGAAGAAACAAGAAGCAAGATGGAAGAGTTAGAGGTCTCAGTGTCTGCCTTGGTGAAGCTCATTACTAATG ATACCTCCGAACCTGACGATTCTGATGCAACTGATGAATTTGCGACCACGACGGAAGGAG ATGTGTTCCCACGGGATTGTTCTGATATTCTTGCGATTGGTGCGTCGGTGAGCGGTGTGTACATGGTACGACCTCTACGCTCCAGTCAGGCTTTCCAGGTGTATTGTGATATGGAAACAGACGGCGGTGGATGGACG GTGTTCCAGCGGCGCCAGGACGGCAGTGTAGATTTCTCTTTGGACTATGCCAGCTACAGCCGTGGCTTTGGGAATGTAGATGGAGAGTTTTGGCTCGGTAATGACAACTTGCACCTTCTGACCGCTCAGGGCGAGTACCAACTACGCGTGGATCTTCAAGGTTTCGATCAGGTTACCGGGTATGCCAAGTATGACTCCTTCACCGTCGCTGATGCGAGTGAGAACTACATGCTGCGAGTGGAGGGTTACACAGGAAATGCAT CCAACGGGTTAAAATCCCACAACTACATGGGCTTCACGACCAAAGACAAAGACAACGACGTCAATGCCTTAGGCAACTGCGCACATGAGTATCCAGGGGGCTGGTGGTTCAGGTTCTGTCTCGCATCTAACTTGAACGGGCTTTATTTCCATCATGCCGATCTCAGTAGTCGGGGAGTTACATGGAATGCCTTTGCAAATTATCGCTCACTCAAATtttctgagatgaaaattagaaGCCGAGTTTAG